The following are encoded in a window of Impatiens glandulifera chromosome 5, dImpGla2.1, whole genome shotgun sequence genomic DNA:
- the LOC124938769 gene encoding cysteine-tryptophan domain-containing zinc finger protein 7-like isoform X1, with product MISLGSRDDMKRLPLGYGAEEEEEDMGITELEEGEAFSSHENNNDLSIDPDTLSYIDKKLEHVLGHFQKDFEGGVSAENLGAKYGGYGSFLPTYQRSPVWSQSRPPSKVQNSGNHGSVNINHNEKTSQSNLVNEDIGMRFSSCVVESAPRLGLVNNSAHSSDQKPLRVRIKVGSDTVPPKKNIELYSGLGLDVSPASSLNGSPTKSEGLSCQPKDGPDVSPSTIVQMMTAFPLLDGLVLSPLPNHLICLTEKEKFRREKSMHRSVQKGVKENSKGCHSIMGDVKGLGGFKVKSSNSDTFSVESKYHLGKDVENYSQGPLMKEELVGNTLKLPLLSRSVDYGKGTAKLDGISRVGNNIKEECLLADLVKEEADAHGNALIKPRKGRNVKEEKLVSSTKSSTHSQNGRKTQTDEVMGSSNWKAGQEALSHEEYNTELTTAKQTSSVGNKKPKSKHVVQGAKVPKDNSNANGNFSKTKIGESRLLDQQKGNDIYTDFFGDRQLGDEYNDVESVGTPSPLVPMNNELSGKNTLNDCTSKGRMMMNVEKMEKAPRFDAPSKGVSDLPPPSGNGLVGDADNWVGCDKCQKWRLLPPGTNPESLPEKWLCSMLDWLPGLNRCSVSEEDSTKALIARYQPHPSNGQTIQAGQSTVSMSGPNLSSAGRADQSRENRELPSVPCVGKKKPAMKEISNSMNLSNSEQLLNSSKKNIQASTQSGSLNEVVQIFPAADDLSHSTKHDTIEKYKNNYKEKEKNKQIEYSSEGGEMRSSKTKNKRGPDRYDQEEDFSRGAKRTKRENVHHMDENRLRDHGGPVEKVRPCTSSELSADASGKEKHRSKEHLKVNKNDGNGKAHIISNDGDLDMQKYDAKDVRKRQHKQVSIDSFVNGHLNHDIMGIIEETNENNHKIGKKAKVSKSEGKEDPGCSVSRQRVDAIEPLVKDIGSLQPSIAAASSSSKVSGSNKNKDILQEMRGSPVESVSSSPLRILNHDRAKLTRRNPELKEDSGEAGLFPSGTFRRSSDRQDKGRREHLLDTPGKNMEYSGASKARVYVAPSQLENFHNADGCNGSLRQNTQYPTKLQTTDQWNDEGKINDSDGLRDASHGRKSRKGSLSGSKEKGGDRKSEPDKGKDKLSNYSKESFDNASPCEDIGRSGKCRVLEKSRISSDKIAKDLEDKVTIEKAKREPQLKLNVKEDVFSSQDQKQNQRLDGDGEKSSRKSISTTDQIESSRREKSKSLPPSGRSQNEGLKLANGSSIGASEGGYAAVKRAKHVKSLENQNADQPTKSRNLASNGNRIQDVNAPSPLRKDSSSQAANSATKEATNLKHMADRVKNSGESGESTSLYFQAALKFLRGASLFELSSSETSNQSELNQSMQMYSSTAKLCEFCAHEYEKSKDMAAAALAYKCMEVAYMRVVYMSHSSASRARQELQTTLHIVPGESPSSSVSDVDNLNNPATADKVPLTKGVSSPQVVGHHVVTARNRPSFQRLLNFAQEVNYGMEASRKSRAAFAAAKPRNEEVHQKESLSSVKRALDFSFHDVEGFLCLVRLAMDAMSR from the exons ATGATTTCTCTGGGGAGTAGAGATGATATGAAGCGGTTACCATTAGGATACggagctgaagaagaagaagaagatatggGCATTACTGAACTTGAAGAAGGAGAGGCTTTTTCATCTCATGAAAACAATAATGATTTGTCCATTGACCCTGATACTCTCTCATATATC GATAAGAAACTTGAACATGTTCTCGGACACTTCCAGAAGGACTTTGAAGGTGGAGTCTCCGCTGAGAACTTGG GGGCAAAATATGGTGGGTATGGCTCTTTTTTGCCTACATATCAACGCTCTCCCGTCTGGTCTCAATCGAGGCCTCCATCAAAAGTTCAGAACAGTGGCAACCATGGGTCAGTAAATATTAATCATAATGAG AAGACTTCTCAGAGTAATTTGGTCAATGAAGACATAGGCATGCGATTCTCAAGTTGTGTCGTAGAATCTGCTCCAAGGCTTGGGCTTGTTAACAACTCCGCTCACTCATCTGATCAGAAACCTTTGAGAGTTCGAATTAAAGTAGGATCTGATACTGTTCCCCCGAAGAAAAATATTGAACTGTACAGTGGTCTTGGCCTCGATGTCTCTCCGGCTTCATCACTTAATGGTAGTCCAACAAAAAGCGAGGGTTTATCTTGTCAACCCAAAGATGGCCCCGATGTCTCACCTAGTACCATTGTTCAG ATGATGACAGCATTTCCACTTCTTGACGGCTTAGTATTATCTCCACTTCCCAATCACTTGATTTGTTTGACTGAAAAGGAGAAGTTTCGGAGAGAAAAAAGTATGCATCGATCTGTGCAGAAAGGtgtaaaagaaaattcaaaggGCTGCCATTCTATTATGGGTGATGTCAAAGGTTTAGGGGGATTTAAAGTAAAATCATCCAACAGTGACACTTTTTCTGTAGAATCAAAATATCATCTGGGCAAGGATGTTGAAAATTACAGTCAAGGTCCATTGATGAAAGAGGAACTTGTTGGTAATACATTGAAGCTTCCACTTTTGTCTAGGTCAGTTGACTATGGGAAGGGTACTGCAAAACTTGATGGCATCTCTAGAGTAGGAAATAATATAAAGGAAGAATGCTTATTAGCTGATCTAGTCAAAGAAGAAGCTGATGCACATGGTAATGCCTTGATTAAAccaagaaaaggaagaaatgtcAAAGAAGAAAAGTTGGTTAGTTCTACAAAATCTAGCACACATTCTCAAAATGGAAGGAAAACGCAGACCGATGAAGTCATGGGTTCTTCGAATTGGAAAGCTGGCCAAGAAGCTTTATCTCATGAAGAATACAATACAGAATTGACAACTGCAAAACAAACATCTTCAGTCGGCAATAAGAAACCAAAAAGTAAGCATGTTGTGCAAGGTGCAAAAGTTCCTAAAGACAACTCTAATGCGAATGGGAATTTCTCTAAAACCAAGATTGGAGAATCTAGGTTACTGGATCAACAAAAAGGGAATGATATATACACTGATTTTTTTGGAGACAGACAGTTGGGAGATGAATATAATGATGTAGAGTCAGTTGGAACACCTTCACCTCTGGTGCCAATGAACAATGAGCTTTCTGGAAAAAACACATTAAATGATTGTACCTCAAAAGGGAGGATGATGATGAATGTAGAGAAAATGGAAAAAGCACCAAGATTTGATGCTCCTTCAAAAGGGGTGTCTGATTTGCCTCCACCTTCTGGGAATGGGCTCGTTGGTGATGCAGACAACTGGGTAGGTTGCGACAAGTGTCAGAAGTGGCGGTTACTTCCGCCTGGTACAAATCCAGAGTCTCTTCCTGAGAAGTGGTTGTGCAGCATGCTTGATTGGCT GCCTGGCTTGAACCGATGTAGTGTTAGTGAAGAGGACTCAACAAAAGCTTTAATTGCCCGTTACCAACCTCACCCTTCCAATGGTCAAACAATTCAGGCTGGTCAATCTACTGTTTCTATGTCTGGCCCAAACTTGAGCAGTGCTGGTCGGGCTGATCAGAGCCGTGAAAATCGAGAACTTCCTTCTGTGCCTTGTGTAGGAAAGAAGAAACCTGCAATGAAAGAAATATCAAATTCAATGAACCTAAGTAACAGTGAGCAGTTACTTAATTCTTCTAAGAAGAATATTCAGGCATCCACACAAAGCGGAAGCTTAAATGAGGTAGTCCAGATTTTTCCTGCAGCTGATGATCTTTCTCATTCAACCAAGCATGACACCATAGAGAAGTACAAAAACAATTacaaagagaaagagaaaaataagcaAATTGAGTATAGTTCTGAAGGAG GTGAAATGAGGAGCTCTAAGACAAAAAACAAAAGAGGCCCTGACCGTTATGATCAAGAGGAAGATTTTTCAAGAGGTGCTAAGAGAACTAAAAGAGAAAATGTACATCATATGGATGAAAATAGGTTGCGTGATCATGGTGGACCTGTCGAGAAAGTACGCCCCTGTACTAGTAGTGAACTGTCAGCAGATGCATCAGGGAAAGAGAAACACAGATCTAAGGAGCATTTGAAGGTCAACAAGAATGATGGAAATGGAAAAGCTCATATTATTTCTAATGATGGGGACCTCGATATGCAAAAATATGATGCCAAGGATGTGAGAAAGAGGCAACATAAACAAGTTTCCATCGATTCTTTTGTTAATGGGCATCTTAATCATGATATCATGGGCATTATAGAAGAAACGAATGAGAACAACCATAAAATAGGGAAAAAGGCAAAGGTCTCCAAGTCAGAGGGGAAGGAAGATCCTGGATGTTCTGTTTCTCGACAGAGGGTTGATGCTATTGAACCTTTGGTAAAAGATATTGGATCTCTACAACCCTCTATAGCTGCTGCTTCAAGCTCTTCAAAAGTTTCAggatctaacaaaaataaagatattctCCAGGAAATGAGAGGCTCACCAGTAGAATCAGTTTCTTCTTCTCCGTTGAGGATTTTGAATCATGATAGGGCTAAATTAACTAGAAGGAATCCTGAGCTCAAAGAAGATTCTGGAGAGGCTGGTCTTTTTCCTTCTGGCACTTTTAGAAGAAGTTCAGATAGGCAAGATAAAGGGAGAAGGGAACATTTACTTGATACACCAGGCAAGAATATGGAATACTCTGGTGCTAGTAAAGCTAGAGTATATGTGGCACCTTCTCAGTTAGAAAATTTCCATAATGCAGATGGATGCAATGGTAGCTTAAGGCAAAATACTCAATATCCTACCAAATTGCAAACTACAGATCAGTGGAATGATGAAGGGAAAATAAATGACAGTGACGGTCTCAGAGATGCTTCACATGGAAGGAAATCGAGAAAGGGTTCCTTGTCTGGATCTAAGGAGAAAGGTGGAGATAGGAAGTCTGAACCTGATAAGGGTAAGGACAAACTTTCTAATTATAGTAAAGAGTCTTTCGACAATGCATCTCCTTGTGAAGACATAGGAAGGTCTGGAAAGTGTAGGGTTCTGGAGAAATCTCGAATTAGCTCTGATAAAATTGCCAAGGATCTCGAGGATAAAGTGACAATTGAGAAGGCTAAAAGAGAACCCCAGTTGAAATTGAATGTCAAAGAAGATGTTTTTTCCAGCCAAGACCAAAAACAGAATCAACGATTGGATGGTGATGGTGAAAAATCTTCCAGAAAGTCTATTTCTACGACAGATCAGATAGAATCATCAAGAAGAGAAAAGTCTAAATCGTTACCACCTTCTGGAAGAAGTCAAAATGAGGGTTTGAAGCTTGCTAATGGCTCATCAATTGGTGCTTCCGAAGGTGGTTATGCCGCGGTTAAACGAGCAAAACATGTGAAAAGTTTGGAAAACCAGAATGCTGATCAGCCAACTAAGTCAAGAAATCTTGCTAGCAATGGTAATAGAATTCAGGATGTGAATGCCCCAAGCCCACTTAGAAAGGATTCATCTAGCCAAGCAGCCAACAGTGCCACTAAAGAGGCAACTAATCTTAAACATATGGCAGATCGTGTTAag AACTCTGGGGAAAGTGGTGAAAGCACAAGTCTTTATTTCCAGGCGGCCCTTAAGTTTCTTCGTGGAGCTTCTTTATTTGAACTTAGCAGTTCTGAGACTTCCAATCAAAGTGAACTGAATCAGTCTATGCAAATGTATAGTAGTACTGCAAAACTCTGCGA GTTTTGTGCGCATGAATATGAGAAGTCCAAAGACATGGCTGCTGCTGCATTGGCATACAAATGCATGGAAGTGGCCTATATGAGAGTAGTTTACATGTCACATAGCAGTGCAAGCAGGGCTCGACAAGAGTTGCAAACAACACTCCATATAGTTCCTg GCGAAtctccttcttcttcagtcTCTGATGTTGATAACTTAAACAACCCAGCAACTGCGGACAAGGTCCCATTAACCAAAGGAGTTAGCTCTCCTCAAGTTGTTGGACACCATGTTGTTACTGCAAGAAATCGTCCTAGCTTCCAGCGACTGCTCAATTTT GCACAGGAAGTAAATTATGGCATGGAAGCCTCAAGGAAGTCACGAGCTGCTTTTGCAGCTGCAAAACCTAGAAACGAAGAGGTCCACCAAAAAGAGAGTCTAAGTTCTGTGAAGAGGGCTCTTGACTTTAGTTTCCATGATGTTGAAGGATTTCTATGTCTAGTACGACTAGCAATGGATGCTATGAGTCGTTGA
- the LOC124938769 gene encoding cysteine-tryptophan domain-containing zinc finger protein 7-like isoform X2 — protein MISLGSRDDMKRLPLGYGAEEEEEDMGITELEEGEAFSSHENNNDLSIDPDTLSYIDKKLEHVLGHFQKDFEGGVSAENLGAKYGGYGSFLPTYQRSPVWSQSRPPSKVQNSGNHGSVNINHNETSQSNLVNEDIGMRFSSCVVESAPRLGLVNNSAHSSDQKPLRVRIKVGSDTVPPKKNIELYSGLGLDVSPASSLNGSPTKSEGLSCQPKDGPDVSPSTIVQMMTAFPLLDGLVLSPLPNHLICLTEKEKFRREKSMHRSVQKGVKENSKGCHSIMGDVKGLGGFKVKSSNSDTFSVESKYHLGKDVENYSQGPLMKEELVGNTLKLPLLSRSVDYGKGTAKLDGISRVGNNIKEECLLADLVKEEADAHGNALIKPRKGRNVKEEKLVSSTKSSTHSQNGRKTQTDEVMGSSNWKAGQEALSHEEYNTELTTAKQTSSVGNKKPKSKHVVQGAKVPKDNSNANGNFSKTKIGESRLLDQQKGNDIYTDFFGDRQLGDEYNDVESVGTPSPLVPMNNELSGKNTLNDCTSKGRMMMNVEKMEKAPRFDAPSKGVSDLPPPSGNGLVGDADNWVGCDKCQKWRLLPPGTNPESLPEKWLCSMLDWLPGLNRCSVSEEDSTKALIARYQPHPSNGQTIQAGQSTVSMSGPNLSSAGRADQSRENRELPSVPCVGKKKPAMKEISNSMNLSNSEQLLNSSKKNIQASTQSGSLNEVVQIFPAADDLSHSTKHDTIEKYKNNYKEKEKNKQIEYSSEGGEMRSSKTKNKRGPDRYDQEEDFSRGAKRTKRENVHHMDENRLRDHGGPVEKVRPCTSSELSADASGKEKHRSKEHLKVNKNDGNGKAHIISNDGDLDMQKYDAKDVRKRQHKQVSIDSFVNGHLNHDIMGIIEETNENNHKIGKKAKVSKSEGKEDPGCSVSRQRVDAIEPLVKDIGSLQPSIAAASSSSKVSGSNKNKDILQEMRGSPVESVSSSPLRILNHDRAKLTRRNPELKEDSGEAGLFPSGTFRRSSDRQDKGRREHLLDTPGKNMEYSGASKARVYVAPSQLENFHNADGCNGSLRQNTQYPTKLQTTDQWNDEGKINDSDGLRDASHGRKSRKGSLSGSKEKGGDRKSEPDKGKDKLSNYSKESFDNASPCEDIGRSGKCRVLEKSRISSDKIAKDLEDKVTIEKAKREPQLKLNVKEDVFSSQDQKQNQRLDGDGEKSSRKSISTTDQIESSRREKSKSLPPSGRSQNEGLKLANGSSIGASEGGYAAVKRAKHVKSLENQNADQPTKSRNLASNGNRIQDVNAPSPLRKDSSSQAANSATKEATNLKHMADRVKNSGESGESTSLYFQAALKFLRGASLFELSSSETSNQSELNQSMQMYSSTAKLCEFCAHEYEKSKDMAAAALAYKCMEVAYMRVVYMSHSSASRARQELQTTLHIVPGESPSSSVSDVDNLNNPATADKVPLTKGVSSPQVVGHHVVTARNRPSFQRLLNFAQEVNYGMEASRKSRAAFAAAKPRNEEVHQKESLSSVKRALDFSFHDVEGFLCLVRLAMDAMSR, from the exons ATGATTTCTCTGGGGAGTAGAGATGATATGAAGCGGTTACCATTAGGATACggagctgaagaagaagaagaagatatggGCATTACTGAACTTGAAGAAGGAGAGGCTTTTTCATCTCATGAAAACAATAATGATTTGTCCATTGACCCTGATACTCTCTCATATATC GATAAGAAACTTGAACATGTTCTCGGACACTTCCAGAAGGACTTTGAAGGTGGAGTCTCCGCTGAGAACTTGG GGGCAAAATATGGTGGGTATGGCTCTTTTTTGCCTACATATCAACGCTCTCCCGTCTGGTCTCAATCGAGGCCTCCATCAAAAGTTCAGAACAGTGGCAACCATGGGTCAGTAAATATTAATCATAATGAG ACTTCTCAGAGTAATTTGGTCAATGAAGACATAGGCATGCGATTCTCAAGTTGTGTCGTAGAATCTGCTCCAAGGCTTGGGCTTGTTAACAACTCCGCTCACTCATCTGATCAGAAACCTTTGAGAGTTCGAATTAAAGTAGGATCTGATACTGTTCCCCCGAAGAAAAATATTGAACTGTACAGTGGTCTTGGCCTCGATGTCTCTCCGGCTTCATCACTTAATGGTAGTCCAACAAAAAGCGAGGGTTTATCTTGTCAACCCAAAGATGGCCCCGATGTCTCACCTAGTACCATTGTTCAG ATGATGACAGCATTTCCACTTCTTGACGGCTTAGTATTATCTCCACTTCCCAATCACTTGATTTGTTTGACTGAAAAGGAGAAGTTTCGGAGAGAAAAAAGTATGCATCGATCTGTGCAGAAAGGtgtaaaagaaaattcaaaggGCTGCCATTCTATTATGGGTGATGTCAAAGGTTTAGGGGGATTTAAAGTAAAATCATCCAACAGTGACACTTTTTCTGTAGAATCAAAATATCATCTGGGCAAGGATGTTGAAAATTACAGTCAAGGTCCATTGATGAAAGAGGAACTTGTTGGTAATACATTGAAGCTTCCACTTTTGTCTAGGTCAGTTGACTATGGGAAGGGTACTGCAAAACTTGATGGCATCTCTAGAGTAGGAAATAATATAAAGGAAGAATGCTTATTAGCTGATCTAGTCAAAGAAGAAGCTGATGCACATGGTAATGCCTTGATTAAAccaagaaaaggaagaaatgtcAAAGAAGAAAAGTTGGTTAGTTCTACAAAATCTAGCACACATTCTCAAAATGGAAGGAAAACGCAGACCGATGAAGTCATGGGTTCTTCGAATTGGAAAGCTGGCCAAGAAGCTTTATCTCATGAAGAATACAATACAGAATTGACAACTGCAAAACAAACATCTTCAGTCGGCAATAAGAAACCAAAAAGTAAGCATGTTGTGCAAGGTGCAAAAGTTCCTAAAGACAACTCTAATGCGAATGGGAATTTCTCTAAAACCAAGATTGGAGAATCTAGGTTACTGGATCAACAAAAAGGGAATGATATATACACTGATTTTTTTGGAGACAGACAGTTGGGAGATGAATATAATGATGTAGAGTCAGTTGGAACACCTTCACCTCTGGTGCCAATGAACAATGAGCTTTCTGGAAAAAACACATTAAATGATTGTACCTCAAAAGGGAGGATGATGATGAATGTAGAGAAAATGGAAAAAGCACCAAGATTTGATGCTCCTTCAAAAGGGGTGTCTGATTTGCCTCCACCTTCTGGGAATGGGCTCGTTGGTGATGCAGACAACTGGGTAGGTTGCGACAAGTGTCAGAAGTGGCGGTTACTTCCGCCTGGTACAAATCCAGAGTCTCTTCCTGAGAAGTGGTTGTGCAGCATGCTTGATTGGCT GCCTGGCTTGAACCGATGTAGTGTTAGTGAAGAGGACTCAACAAAAGCTTTAATTGCCCGTTACCAACCTCACCCTTCCAATGGTCAAACAATTCAGGCTGGTCAATCTACTGTTTCTATGTCTGGCCCAAACTTGAGCAGTGCTGGTCGGGCTGATCAGAGCCGTGAAAATCGAGAACTTCCTTCTGTGCCTTGTGTAGGAAAGAAGAAACCTGCAATGAAAGAAATATCAAATTCAATGAACCTAAGTAACAGTGAGCAGTTACTTAATTCTTCTAAGAAGAATATTCAGGCATCCACACAAAGCGGAAGCTTAAATGAGGTAGTCCAGATTTTTCCTGCAGCTGATGATCTTTCTCATTCAACCAAGCATGACACCATAGAGAAGTACAAAAACAATTacaaagagaaagagaaaaataagcaAATTGAGTATAGTTCTGAAGGAG GTGAAATGAGGAGCTCTAAGACAAAAAACAAAAGAGGCCCTGACCGTTATGATCAAGAGGAAGATTTTTCAAGAGGTGCTAAGAGAACTAAAAGAGAAAATGTACATCATATGGATGAAAATAGGTTGCGTGATCATGGTGGACCTGTCGAGAAAGTACGCCCCTGTACTAGTAGTGAACTGTCAGCAGATGCATCAGGGAAAGAGAAACACAGATCTAAGGAGCATTTGAAGGTCAACAAGAATGATGGAAATGGAAAAGCTCATATTATTTCTAATGATGGGGACCTCGATATGCAAAAATATGATGCCAAGGATGTGAGAAAGAGGCAACATAAACAAGTTTCCATCGATTCTTTTGTTAATGGGCATCTTAATCATGATATCATGGGCATTATAGAAGAAACGAATGAGAACAACCATAAAATAGGGAAAAAGGCAAAGGTCTCCAAGTCAGAGGGGAAGGAAGATCCTGGATGTTCTGTTTCTCGACAGAGGGTTGATGCTATTGAACCTTTGGTAAAAGATATTGGATCTCTACAACCCTCTATAGCTGCTGCTTCAAGCTCTTCAAAAGTTTCAggatctaacaaaaataaagatattctCCAGGAAATGAGAGGCTCACCAGTAGAATCAGTTTCTTCTTCTCCGTTGAGGATTTTGAATCATGATAGGGCTAAATTAACTAGAAGGAATCCTGAGCTCAAAGAAGATTCTGGAGAGGCTGGTCTTTTTCCTTCTGGCACTTTTAGAAGAAGTTCAGATAGGCAAGATAAAGGGAGAAGGGAACATTTACTTGATACACCAGGCAAGAATATGGAATACTCTGGTGCTAGTAAAGCTAGAGTATATGTGGCACCTTCTCAGTTAGAAAATTTCCATAATGCAGATGGATGCAATGGTAGCTTAAGGCAAAATACTCAATATCCTACCAAATTGCAAACTACAGATCAGTGGAATGATGAAGGGAAAATAAATGACAGTGACGGTCTCAGAGATGCTTCACATGGAAGGAAATCGAGAAAGGGTTCCTTGTCTGGATCTAAGGAGAAAGGTGGAGATAGGAAGTCTGAACCTGATAAGGGTAAGGACAAACTTTCTAATTATAGTAAAGAGTCTTTCGACAATGCATCTCCTTGTGAAGACATAGGAAGGTCTGGAAAGTGTAGGGTTCTGGAGAAATCTCGAATTAGCTCTGATAAAATTGCCAAGGATCTCGAGGATAAAGTGACAATTGAGAAGGCTAAAAGAGAACCCCAGTTGAAATTGAATGTCAAAGAAGATGTTTTTTCCAGCCAAGACCAAAAACAGAATCAACGATTGGATGGTGATGGTGAAAAATCTTCCAGAAAGTCTATTTCTACGACAGATCAGATAGAATCATCAAGAAGAGAAAAGTCTAAATCGTTACCACCTTCTGGAAGAAGTCAAAATGAGGGTTTGAAGCTTGCTAATGGCTCATCAATTGGTGCTTCCGAAGGTGGTTATGCCGCGGTTAAACGAGCAAAACATGTGAAAAGTTTGGAAAACCAGAATGCTGATCAGCCAACTAAGTCAAGAAATCTTGCTAGCAATGGTAATAGAATTCAGGATGTGAATGCCCCAAGCCCACTTAGAAAGGATTCATCTAGCCAAGCAGCCAACAGTGCCACTAAAGAGGCAACTAATCTTAAACATATGGCAGATCGTGTTAag AACTCTGGGGAAAGTGGTGAAAGCACAAGTCTTTATTTCCAGGCGGCCCTTAAGTTTCTTCGTGGAGCTTCTTTATTTGAACTTAGCAGTTCTGAGACTTCCAATCAAAGTGAACTGAATCAGTCTATGCAAATGTATAGTAGTACTGCAAAACTCTGCGA GTTTTGTGCGCATGAATATGAGAAGTCCAAAGACATGGCTGCTGCTGCATTGGCATACAAATGCATGGAAGTGGCCTATATGAGAGTAGTTTACATGTCACATAGCAGTGCAAGCAGGGCTCGACAAGAGTTGCAAACAACACTCCATATAGTTCCTg GCGAAtctccttcttcttcagtcTCTGATGTTGATAACTTAAACAACCCAGCAACTGCGGACAAGGTCCCATTAACCAAAGGAGTTAGCTCTCCTCAAGTTGTTGGACACCATGTTGTTACTGCAAGAAATCGTCCTAGCTTCCAGCGACTGCTCAATTTT GCACAGGAAGTAAATTATGGCATGGAAGCCTCAAGGAAGTCACGAGCTGCTTTTGCAGCTGCAAAACCTAGAAACGAAGAGGTCCACCAAAAAGAGAGTCTAAGTTCTGTGAAGAGGGCTCTTGACTTTAGTTTCCATGATGTTGAAGGATTTCTATGTCTAGTACGACTAGCAATGGATGCTATGAGTCGTTGA